From a region of the Thermoplasmata archaeon genome:
- a CDS encoding ABC transporter ATP-binding protein has protein sequence MEPLLKVENLKTQFVTWNGLVKALDGVSFEIMPGETLGLVGETGCGKSVTALSIMNLIPETAGTVVEGNIIFENIDLATKQKQACRIIPSKKRAKLKVNRNILKQNFKLMNQIRGNTMGMIFQEPMTTLNPVTSIKKQIEDVLYAHHINVLASRVIARKKITKTQLNDIIINVIDKKNIGYLDEFVNQNPELSAIKEQIAYIVNRHDITSFRKKNLISALYEDNRKISGSLQKLSTKKLKKAPINIPREIRREATRLAVELLTKVNISEPDKVINQYPHELSGGMRQRVVIAIAIASNPHLLIADEPTTALDVTIQAQILDIMKDLKKTSNTSILFITHDLGVISDISDRVAVMYAGSIAEVGKTIDIFESPKHPYTQGLLTSIPSYGAGKGRLKSIPGTVPNLVHPPEGCKFHPRCPYAMDICKTTRPEMTDLGNGHFVSCWLYSKKEGENDGKQ, from the coding sequence ATGGAACCATTATTAAAGGTAGAGAACTTAAAAACACAGTTTGTAACATGGAATGGATTAGTTAAAGCACTAGATGGAGTAAGTTTTGAGATTATGCCGGGAGAGACTTTGGGGTTGGTAGGTGAGACAGGTTGCGGAAAGTCAGTTACTGCACTATCTATAATGAACTTAATTCCCGAGACGGCAGGTACTGTTGTAGAAGGGAACATAATATTTGAAAATATAGATTTAGCAACTAAGCAAAAACAAGCTTGTAGGATTATACCTTCGAAAAAAAGAGCAAAGCTTAAAGTTAACAGAAACATTTTAAAACAAAATTTCAAATTGATGAACCAGATACGTGGAAATACGATGGGAATGATATTTCAAGAGCCAATGACCACTCTAAACCCAGTCACATCAATAAAAAAGCAGATTGAAGATGTACTTTATGCGCATCATATTAATGTACTAGCATCTCGAGTTATAGCAAGAAAGAAAATTACTAAGACGCAACTTAATGATATAATAATAAATGTAATTGATAAAAAGAATATTGGTTATCTAGATGAGTTTGTAAATCAGAATCCAGAACTTTCTGCGATAAAAGAGCAGATTGCATATATAGTAAACAGGCATGACATCACAAGTTTTAGAAAGAAGAATTTGATTTCAGCCTTATACGAAGATAATAGAAAAATATCTGGAAGTTTACAAAAGCTATCCACTAAAAAATTGAAAAAAGCACCTATAAATATACCAAGAGAAATAAGAAGAGAAGCAACAAGATTAGCAGTAGAGCTTTTAACTAAAGTTAATATTTCAGAGCCAGACAAAGTAATAAACCAATACCCTCATGAATTAAGTGGTGGTATGAGACAGAGAGTGGTAATAGCAATTGCAATAGCCAGTAATCCACATTTATTAATAGCTGATGAGCCCACCACAGCACTAGACGTAACAATACAAGCACAGATATTAGATATTATGAAAGACCTAAAGAAAACAAGCAATACATCCATACTTTTTATTACCCATGATCTTGGTGTTATATCTGATATTAGTGATCGTGTGGCGGTAATGTATGCAGGATCTATTGCAGAAGTAGGTAAGACAATAGATATATTTGAATCTCCAAAGCATCCATATACACAAGGATTGTTAACATCTATTCCGTCATATGGTGCTGGCAAGGGTAGATTAAAAAGTATACCGGGTACCGTACCTAACCTAGTGCATCCGCCAGAAGGGTGTAAATTTCATCCTAGATGTCCTTATGCAATGGACATATGTAAAACAACCAGACCAGAAATGACAGACCTTGGAAATGGCCATTTTGTATCTTGCTGGTTATATTCGAAGAAAGAAGGTGAAAACGATGGAAAACAGTAG
- a CDS encoding ABC transporter ATP-binding protein — protein sequence MENSSEPLHNAEEDYLLMAKDLKQYFMIKIPKAVRTLKIPLKAVDGVDISIKRGEVIGLVGESGCGKTTLGRVLINLITPTEGYLFFNPPKHIIEKVKNNEQLSKGEIKEFSLYHLSKRKMRELRKEMQIVYQDPYSSLDPRYLIKDIITEPLFSFGVKKEEAYNIARNLLIEVGLSEDFMNRYPHQLSGGQRQRVAVARALALNPKFIVLDEPTSALDVSVQAQVLNILRDLKEKHNLTMLFISHHMMVIRHISDRIFVMYLGKIVEIAETEALFSNPLHPYSMALLSAVPIPDPKIKRTRIILEGDVPSPINPPQGCRFHTRCRFAFEKCGWTAEELIESMSLILDSTRNQELLNYPILKDVEIFNDNSFKVNFVEPLKEEHLETIKAVIDKEKKAGSVRQLFGIESVKLDNGGMVVELYKDIKEPPLIEDKEGHFVSCWLYEKGKN from the coding sequence ATGGAAAACAGTAGCGAACCATTACATAATGCAGAGGAAGATTATTTACTGATGGCAAAAGACCTTAAGCAATATTTTATGATAAAAATACCTAAAGCTGTAAGGACGCTGAAGATACCTTTAAAAGCTGTAGATGGAGTAGATATATCTATTAAAAGAGGAGAGGTTATAGGGCTTGTGGGAGAGTCTGGCTGTGGAAAAACTACACTAGGGAGAGTACTAATAAATTTAATTACACCCACTGAAGGATACTTATTTTTTAATCCGCCTAAACATATAATAGAGAAAGTGAAAAACAATGAACAATTATCGAAAGGAGAAATAAAAGAGTTCTCCTTATACCATTTAAGTAAAAGGAAAATGAGGGAGCTACGTAAAGAGATGCAAATTGTTTATCAGGATCCATACTCTTCATTAGATCCCAGATATTTAATAAAAGACATAATTACAGAGCCTTTATTCTCTTTCGGGGTTAAAAAAGAAGAAGCATACAATATTGCTAGGAATCTCTTGATTGAAGTTGGCCTTTCAGAGGATTTTATGAACAGATACCCACACCAGCTATCAGGTGGGCAGAGGCAGAGAGTAGCAGTGGCAAGAGCATTGGCACTGAATCCGAAATTTATTGTGCTTGATGAGCCAACTTCAGCTCTAGATGTTTCAGTTCAAGCTCAAGTTTTGAATATTCTAAGAGATTTAAAAGAAAAACACAATCTAACAATGTTGTTTATATCTCATCATATGATGGTTATAAGGCATATAAGTGACCGCATTTTTGTAATGTACTTAGGAAAAATTGTTGAAATTGCAGAGACAGAAGCCTTATTTTCAAATCCACTGCATCCATATTCTATGGCGCTATTATCTGCTGTGCCAATACCAGACCCAAAAATAAAGAGGACTAGAATAATACTGGAGGGAGATGTACCAAGCCCAATCAATCCTCCACAAGGCTGTAGATTTCATACAAGATGCAGGTTCGCATTTGAAAAGTGTGGCTGGACTGCAGAAGAACTGATAGAAAGCATGAGTTTAATATTAGACTCAACAAGGAACCAAGAACTTTTAAATTATCCAATACTAAAAGATGTAGAAATTTTTAATGATAATAGTTTTAAAGTAAATTTTGTTGAACCTTTGAAAGAAGAGCATTTAGAGACAATAAAAGCAGTGATTGACAAAGAAAAAAAAGCAGGCAGTGTCAGGCAATTGTTTGGAATAGAATCCGTGAAACTG